acatcatcattattttctagatttctctttcttctaattgactattttaccctttagatcatttaaaattccatccttaaaatatttacactattggtccttcaacttttcatatttacactttaacccctcaattttgagtatttactcttggataacaaaattttctcacttttgcaatttaatcctttctttaattaatatgtcataatatacttcccaatgttttcataactcaaaattctcctttttgtcactttatttccttactatatcaaatataatatcttactgtaaaaattttcggggtattacatcACGGCATCCCGTCAATCGATTTTTCTGAACAGGTAAATCAAATACTCATTAAGGACATAGAGTATACAGTAGTAATTAAACTTCTAGGAAGAAACATCGGATACTCCGCActccaaaacaaaatttatttgttatggAGACCATCTCAGACGTTTCGATTAATGGATATCGAAAACGACTATTAcctaacaaaatttcaaaaccctaAAGATTTTGAGAAGGTGCTATGCCAAAGACCTTGGATAGTTTACAAGCAATATTTAACGGTGCAACCATGGAGTAGGGAGTTTAAATgctttaattatgatttaaaatattattatttatttaataaaaatattattattataaaatctttaattaaaaactaaatatataaaattatgtgaAATGCAAGTGAcattaaaattagtatatataaaacatgAGTTTGAAGAAACTTTTGAACTAACCaatataaacttttttattcagtatattattgaatttgcCATTTTAAATAGTtgttattacattttaaataaaaatttaattttactaagaTGTTTCGTCTAAAATTACTTGATTATAAATAATAAGtattaagataaatttattgactattaaaaataaaaattaatagtgaaaagtttaatttacgatatattttttctagtttttgtTTTTCAGATATTTCATGTTTGAAGCAGTCTTTTTCAAACCTACGtcttttattgaaaatgtaATGCGTCTACTACTAAGCGCAACTCTtcttaatatttagtatttagtatattttagttatttttaatagtaattatGGTTAAATTAGCTAAAAGTGTTAGTAAAGTTTGTTAATTGGCCATAtaggttgatttttttgaaaattttgagaaattagtTGTTTTTGGAGAAAGTATGTGAAAGCGCGTCTAGCTTTTGCTGACATGTCAAGGAAAGTACACCTAACTGGAaatgttttttgaaaattccaaaGAAAATGAGTTCAATGGACGCGCTTCCTCTGACATGTCAACAAAAAGCTCACCCAATTAGACGAAGTTTCAGGACACTttctaaaaataacatatttccctaaatatttaaaaatccaaACTATTTAACCACTTTTCCCCGACATATAAGACTAATTTAGGTAGTAATTACTTGcgttaacatgaaataaaaatattttattaaataaaaaaataaaacatatatataaattattatagtcGTATGTGTTGGTTCATAACCATTCAAAATGAAATCTGACGTGGACATAGGGAAGAGTTAGAAAGGTGACGTGGCACGAATAAGAGCCTCAACAGCCTTATCCCGACATCCATGATCCAATCCTCCTTCCTCATCCAATATCCAGACACACACTACCCCCAATTCCCTTCACATATCTAAAACATCCAAATCCTCTCacactcattttattttttccaaccAGCCTAGAGAGCATTAGCATTAGCACTAGCACTAGTCGCAACCATGGCTTCCGCCGCATGTTTCTTGCACCACCACGCACTCACCACCAATGGCAGATCATCATCATTATCGCCGTCGCTGCGCCAGGTTTCAAACATGAAGCCTAACCAGCAGGTGGTGTGCAAGGCTCAGAAGCAGGAAGATGATGGAAGCCTTGTGTCCCGTAGGTTGGCTCTCACTGTACTCATTGGTGCTGCCGCTGTTGGCTCTAAGGTTTCTCCTGCTGATGCTGCCTATGGTGAAGCTGGTAATtatcttcctttttctttttcttgttctttatcAGCCGTACGTTTAGGCCTCATGAACCCTAGCTAGCATGAAGAgataatgatattaattaagtgaatgaAAATGAATGGGTTGATTTGGATGCAGCAAATGTATTTGGAAAGCCAAAAACAGACACAGAATTCATGCCATACAATGGGGATGGATTCAAGCTGTCGATACCATCGAAATGGAACCCAAGCAAAGAGGTGGAGTTCCCAGGTCAAGTGCTGAGGTATGAGGACAACTTCGACACCACCAGCAATTTGAGCGTCATGATCACTCCCACCGACAAGAAGTCCATCACCGACTACGGTTCCCCTGAGGAGTTCCTCTCTTCGGTATTCCATTTTCCCACCagcttaaatattttatcaatatttaatCTTTGCTCATCCATTTGCTTCTCATTGAATCTTTGCAGGTGGATTATCTTCTTGGAAAACAAGCTTACTTTGGTAAAACCGATTCTGAGGTGATTCACTAACAGatgcatataatatataacatatgtAATAGCTATCATAGACTTCATTTTTGGTACCTCCCATTCCCTTGTTTTTCGAATTTAAAGCAACCATTTACATACGTGGTTTGAGTACATACATGTGTGTGCGCGCGCGCATATGCAGGGTGGTTTTGAC
The sequence above is a segment of the Gossypium raimondii isolate GPD5lz chromosome 4, ASM2569854v1, whole genome shotgun sequence genome. Coding sequences within it:
- the LOC105780389 gene encoding oxygen-evolving enhancer protein 2, chloroplastic, whose product is MASAACFLHHHALTTNGRSSSLSPSLRQVSNMKPNQQVVCKAQKQEDDGSLVSRRLALTVLIGAAAVGSKVSPADAAYGEAANVFGKPKTDTEFMPYNGDGFKLSIPSKWNPSKEVEFPGQVLRYEDNFDTTSNLSVMITPTDKKSITDYGSPEEFLSSVDYLLGKQAYFGKTDSEGGFDSGAVATANILESSSSTVGGKPYYFLSVLTRTADGDEGGKHQLITATVNNGKLYICKAQAGDKRWFKGARKFVESAASSFSVA